The genomic window GTAAAGAAGTTGCAGCCAAAGCGTAAGCAATACCGCTAGGAATACCAGCGAAGGCTAAGGCTAAACTACCAACCCACAAAGTTAATGCGTAAATAAATAACACCGTTAAACGATGGGACAAACCCGCTTGCAGCAATCGGTGATGGAGGTGACTTTTATCAGCAAGAAACGGCGATTTGCCTTTCCTTAGCCGTGTCAAAATTACTGTAGACATATCTACAATTGGCACAGCCAAAATTAAGTAAGGTAGTAGTACCGCCGTTACTGCTGTACCTTTAACTAAGCCAATTACACCTACTCCAGCCAAGGTAAAGCCCATATAGTAAGCTCCACCATCGCCCATAAAAATCTGTGCGGGATTAAAGTTGTAGCGCAAAAACGCCAACGCCCCCCCAGCCAAAGCCGCCGCAATTAAAGCCGCAGCGCTTTGTTGCATAAATAGCGTCACAATCAGCATTACTACCGCCGCAATGCCCGATACTCCCGCCGCCAAGCCATCTAAGCCATCAATCCAATTAATGGCATTTGCCATGCCTACAAGCCAGATTACGGTAATGGGTAAACTCAGCCAGCCCATTTGGACTAGCCCGATTGCAGGAATACTGAGAAAATCAATATGTACGCCCATTACCCAAGCTAAGGTAGCAAAAATAATTTGTAATAGCAGGCGCACAAAAGGAGATAAGTTAAATAAATCGTCGGCTAAACCGATCGCAAAAAAAGCTAGTCCACCGAGGGTAACTCCCCAGATTTCCCACTCAATTTCTGGGGGGAGAATGCCAAAGCCACCAGACCACCAAACCGTTAATAGGGCAATAAGAGAGCCTAAAAAGATTGATATTCCGCCCAAACGCACCATTGGGCGCTGATGAACTTTGCGATCGCCTGGTGCGTCAACTTTGCCGCTTTTAATCCCAATAGTTTTGACGAGCGGTGTAGTCCAAATTACTACTAAGGCAGAGACGAGAAAGGCAATAAGATGATAAATCTGATAAGGCATTTGCTATCAAGGGCTTGCCGATACAGAATTTTTGGGCAAAATTGCCATCAGTTTACTACAGTTAAGGCACAAATTTCTGTTTGTAATCAAATAGAGACGTTCCCTGGGAACGTCTCTAAGTTTAAACTAAGGCAGCTACGGGAATTGTCAGATGCGGATACAAAGGAAAACGATCGCATAATGCCGCTACTCGATTTCGACAATCTTGAGCTACTGTTTCATCTTGGGGATTAAGCAAGCGATCGCTAATTATATTAGCAATCTCTGTAAATTCTATTGTCCCCATGCCTCTAGTTGTCATGGCGGGCGTACCTAAGCGCAAGCCGCTAGTTACAAAAGGCGACTGAGGATCGAAGGGAACGGTATTTTTATTGGCAGTAATATTCACACCACTAACTAATCTATCGCCCTCTTTTCCGGTCATCTCAATACAGCGCAAATCTACCAGCATCAAATGATTGTCTGTGCCGTTGGAAACAATTTTAAAGCCCCTTGTTTGTAATTGCGTTGCCATGGTTTGAGCATTGGCAATTACTTGAGCCGAGTAAACTTTAAACTCTTTACTTAGCGCCTCGCCAAAAGCTACAGCTTTACCAGCAATAACGTGTTCTAAAGGGCCTCCCTGAGTTCCAGGGAAAACAGATTTATCTAGCTTTTTGCCCAATTCTTCGTCACCAGTCAAGATCAAACCACCTCTAGGCCCACGCAAAGTTTTATGGGTAGTAGTCGTAACTACATGGCAATGAGGGATGGGGTTGGGATGAAGCCCCGTAGCAACTAAGCCCGCAATATGAGCAATATCGGCGAGTAAATAAGCGCCTACTTCATCAGCTATTTCTCTAAACTTAGCAAAGTCAATAATGCGGGAATAAGCTGAATAACCGCAAATTAATAATTTGGGGCGATGTTGCCGTGCGAGTTCCCGGATTTGGTCGTAATCTAGCTGCTCAGTTACTGGATTAACGCCATAATGACAGACCTTAAACCACTTACCAGATACATTAACTGGAGATCCATGAGTCAGGTGTCCGCCGTGGGACAAGTCCATGCCCATAATTGTATCTCCAGGCTCTAGCAGCGTCAGGAAGACGGCAAAATTGGCTTGCGCTCCTGAATGAGGCTGGACGTTAGCATGAGCCGCCCCAAATAGCTGTTTGGCACGGTCGATGGCTATTTGTTCGATTTTATCTACATACTCACAACCGCCGTAGTAGCGCTTCCCTGGTAGTCCTTCGGCATACTTGTTTGTTAGTACCGAACCTTGGGCAGCAAGTACCGCCGATGAGGTAAAGTTTTCACTAGCAATTAGCTCCAAATGGTCTCGCTGACGTTGGAGTTCTTCATTAATTAATAGCGCGATCGCACTATCAGTTTGGGCAAGAATATCTAAGTTATTTAGGCTCACTTGGGCTATCCCTAGAAATTTCACAAAGGTTTAAATTTTTAGCAAGGCAAAAAATTGCCCAATAGTCCATCATAACCTGTAAATCTTCCCTCCTTTAAGCCATCAATGCCTACTTGCCAAGCCCCAAGCATATTAAACTATGTATTTTTTCTCACAATCTCTTGAGGTGAATACCTTAAAATAGACTTAATTGGAATTAAGACCATACCGGAGAAATTAGGATGTTAGTGATTTTGATGGAAAATCAAATCCTTGCTCCTCAGCACGTTTGTCCAAGCTGTTTGCTTGCCGATCGCACGGGTCAACCCCGTTGGAGTAATGGCAAGTTGCGTTGCGGTCGAGCAATAAGTAAAGTTGCTGTCGAGCAGCCAGAACAATATCAATGTTTAATGGGTTTTCGGATTGCAAATATTGAGTAATGCGATCGCCCTAAAACCAGGAAAAGCCAACAAATCCCTATAATATCTGCGTTATCCTAAAATTATTAGACTTAGTTTCAGGAGAACGCAACTATGAGTTTGCGCGGATCTACAACAATTAAAGAGCGAATTTTTGCTTGCTTACCTTATTTATTGCCGTTGATTGAAGGAATAATCT from Synechocystis sp. PCC 7509 includes these protein-coding regions:
- a CDS encoding glycosyltransferase family 4 protein, translated to MPYQIYHLIAFLVSALVVIWTTPLVKTIGIKSGKVDAPGDRKVHQRPMVRLGGISIFLGSLIALLTVWWSGGFGILPPEIEWEIWGVTLGGLAFFAIGLADDLFNLSPFVRLLLQIIFATLAWVMGVHIDFLSIPAIGLVQMGWLSLPITVIWLVGMANAINWIDGLDGLAAGVSGIAAVVMLIVTLFMQQSAAALIAAALAGGALAFLRYNFNPAQIFMGDGGAYYMGFTLAGVGVIGLVKGTAVTAVLLPYLILAVPIVDMSTVILTRLRKGKSPFLADKSHLHHRLLQAGLSHRLTVLFIYALTLWVGSLALAFAGIPSGIAYALAATSLLSYASWHVWRHARQS
- the glyA gene encoding serine hydroxymethyltransferase yields the protein MSLNNLDILAQTDSAIALLINEELQRQRDHLELIASENFTSSAVLAAQGSVLTNKYAEGLPGKRYYGGCEYVDKIEQIAIDRAKQLFGAAHANVQPHSGAQANFAVFLTLLEPGDTIMGMDLSHGGHLTHGSPVNVSGKWFKVCHYGVNPVTEQLDYDQIRELARQHRPKLLICGYSAYSRIIDFAKFREIADEVGAYLLADIAHIAGLVATGLHPNPIPHCHVVTTTTHKTLRGPRGGLILTGDEELGKKLDKSVFPGTQGGPLEHVIAGKAVAFGEALSKEFKVYSAQVIANAQTMATQLQTRGFKIVSNGTDNHLMLVDLRCIEMTGKEGDRLVSGVNITANKNTVPFDPQSPFVTSGLRLGTPAMTTRGMGTIEFTEIANIISDRLLNPQDETVAQDCRNRVAALCDRFPLYPHLTIPVAALV